The stretch of DNA atggggatcatccacattgggctcaaGAACAACtccacaagtgagttggacaccacactcttacccaaaaccttaaggtgttagatTTATGGGTCTTCTCActttataaagtgttcaacctccacttttctaagcaatgtgggacttaaccactcacacttgccacaacaggTAGTACTCCCTCCAGTGAcactatataagcaaaaaaatacatttttaggttcattgctTTATTAAtgtaggcttaattagtaaaatggtcccttaaagatatttttggtttcagattggtcccttaaagaaaaaaaggtccaaataggtccttaaagaaaaaaaagtccgaataggccccttaaagacatctccgttaatcagtttggtcctatttagacctctttttagggaccaaactgattaacagagatgtctttaagggacctattcatacttttttttctttaaggaacctattttgacctttttttctttaagggaccaatttgaaaccaaaaatatctttaagggaccattttactaattaagccattaatgtatttggtctaaaatgtgttttttttgcttatatagtgTCACCGATGAgtactattttaatatttaattcattttataaataatataatgaaacagaaaaatcataattttaggATGGTGTGTGTCTTTTGGTGGAGGAATGCTTGTCACCTACTCCTTTTAAGTTCCCATTTTTTCCCTTAAAACTTAGTATGCTTGTTaagagagaaaataagaaacaaagagtaaagagaaacaaaacaaaaagtgttCAAGTTGGTGTTGCTGCTATGGAAAGACACAAATGCAAGCTATGTTCAAGAACATTTGGTAATGGAAGAGCACTTGGTGGTCACATGAAAGCTCATCTTGCAACAATTAAGTCTCAAAAACAACAATTCACTCAATTTGcttctttttcatcttcatcagaATCAGaacatgaagaagaaaaaactttGATTAATTATGTTTTGAGAGAGAATCCAAAGAAAAGTCTGAAAATTGTAGATCCTGAATTTTCTTTCTTACCTGATCAGACTGAGTCTGTTATTGTTCAAGATAGAGAAAGTGAGACTGAGTCAAAAAACAACCCGACTCGTCAACAACGTTCCAAACGGAACAGAAaacataacaacaacaacaacaacaagaattTTCCAGAAGGGAAAAAATCGAAGCCGAGTTTTATGATGTTAACAGCACCACCACCATTCAATGATCAAGAACCTGTTAGTTCAGTTTCTGATACTTCTCCTGAAGAAGATGTTGCTATGTGTCTGATGATGCTTTCTAGAGACAAATGGAGTAGGGAGATGAACATTAACAATGTGGTTGAAGAAGAGGGATCGGTGGAAAAAACATCGAAGTTGTTGAAACGTGTTCGCGGGAAGcatttatgtgaaaattgtcGAAAATCTTTTCGATCTTCAAGAGCATTAGGAAGTCATAGAAGTGTTTGTTGTCGCGATGAAGCGAAAAATGGTAATGGTAAAAATGATGATAAGATTTTTGAATGTCCATTTTGTTTTAAGGTTTTTGGTTCTGGTCAAGCACTTGGTGGTCACAAGAGATCTCATCTCA from Trifolium pratense cultivar HEN17-A07 linkage group LG5, ARS_RC_1.1, whole genome shotgun sequence encodes:
- the LOC123884584 gene encoding zinc finger protein ZAT9-like, which gives rise to MLVKRENKKQRVKRNKTKSVQVGVAAMERHKCKLCSRTFGNGRALGGHMKAHLATIKSQKQQFTQFASFSSSSESEHEEEKTLINYVLRENPKKSLKIVDPEFSFLPDQTESVIVQDRESETESKNNPTRQQRSKRNRKHNNNNNNKNFPEGKKSKPSFMMLTAPPPFNDQEPVSSVSDTSPEEDVAMCLMMLSRDKWSREMNINNVVEEEGSVEKTSKLLKRVRGKHLCENCRKSFRSSRALGSHRSVCCRDEAKNGNGKNDDKIFECPFCFKVFGSGQALGGHKRSHLMIPSSSNSTPNVNANANVEANVDVSVRFKESFIDLNLPAPLEEEEDDDDLSVVSEA